GGAAACCCTGGTGTCAAGTACGAAAATACAAGACACAATATAGGATTTAAAGTATTGGACGCTCTAGCCGAGTCGTCCAATACTTCTTTTAAAGAGGAAAAACACGCTTACTACACTTCCATAAAACATAAGTCCAGAACCTATCACCTTATTAAACCTACCACTTTTATGAATTTGAGTGGCAAAGCCTTAAACTATTGGATGCAACATCTAAAAGTTAAAGTCGAAAATGTTCTTGTGGTGACCGATGATATTGCTTTGCCCTTTAGTGTCATGCGACTTAGAGGCAAAGGCTCAGATGGTGGACACAACGGTTTAAAAGACATCAACTATTACTTAGGACATACTAAATATGCCCGTTTACGCTTTGGAGTAGGCGATCAGTTTTTGAAAGGGCAACAGGCTCAATACGTCTTATCGGAGTGGACAACAGACGAAGAAAAGGACTTGTCAGAACGCATTCAACACGCCACAAAGATGGTACTCGCTTTTGGCACTATTGGCTTGGCACGAACCATGAGTGATTTTAATGGAAAATGATTCCTTAGTTCAAGGTATCGCAGTTTCCCTACCTAACTAATTTACCTTTCTTATCAGCCAAATATCTTGTGTAGCTTTTCCATTTATAATATCTCCAGCAATATGCTCTAGTACTTTATGTTTGCCCACGAGTTTATGGATAAAATTTTTAGGATGATGACTAGCAAAACTTCGATGTACTACTTTAATGCTTTTATGCTCTATGAGTTTATCGTCAAAAAACCGTTCTTTTTCTTCATCTGATAATTTGTTGATGAAAGCCTCTCCACTTAAAGTAATCTGTAATGTCCCATTTGGTTTAAGAATGCGAATCAATTCATCAAACCATTTATAGTGCAATTCTTCAGAAAGATGAGTGAAAATAGAAATGCCATAAATAGCATCAAAGGTATTTTCATTGTAGTTTGTAGGTGGATATAATTGATTGGTACTGAATTGAATATTCTTAATATTTTTTGTGCACCAATTGATATACTTTAAATTATAATCTGTTCCGTAGCATATGCAATTTGGACTAAGTATTTTTGGAAAATGTCTTATTACCCTAGCTGTTCCACAGCCCCAATCTAAAAGCTTAATGTTGTCGATAGGCATATATTTATTGAAACGCTTAAGAATATGCTTTGCTGTTTCAATACTCCCAAAGTAATACGTATTATAATTACTTATTCCAAATGCTTCATACATATAATAGGCTGGAGGTAGAATAATGTGAGGATTACTTTTTTTAAATCGTAATCTCTGTGTTGTACTTTTAATATAGTGATAAAGAAAAAATAAGTAATCAACTATAAGTATAAAGAAAGTAGGTCTTAATGTTTTAAGAAGTAATTTTTTCATTGAATAACTAAACTACTAATATATGATTTTTTGTCATTGCTTAACTCAATAAAATAGATACCTGTTCTTAAATTCGTTTTAATTGGGAAGTACTTGTCTGAATATTGGCCATTTTCAAAAATTAGACGACCTGATGAATCATAAATATTTATTCTATTTATTATATCTTCACTATCGATTTTGAAATTACCTTTACTTGGGTTAGGATAAATTTTCACAACACTATTGTTATCAATTTCATTTCGTCCTCTTAAATTTGCTCCCAAATCAATATACTTTTTAGCTTCTAATTTAACGTTGCAACCTTCTTGAAATGATACGTTTTTATTGATGTATATTTCTTCACCATAAAAGTTGATTTCAGAGTTATTTAGAAAATTAATGTTACAATTATTACCTCCTAGGGATATCTTTTTCGCAAATACATCAGGGTATTTGGTCCAGTATGTTTTATTACATACGTTAATGTAAATTTCAAAGTTATCCACAACTCTAAACAGTTGTCCTTCTCCTTTTTCTAAGTAGGCGTTTAAAAAAGCCCCAGTAGTTAATTCGTTTTCAAATTGATTTAAAATTGAATAATTATCGTTAAAGTTTAATTTTAGGCTTAAACCATTTTTTATACTCTTGTTGAAAATCCAAAAATAATTATTCTCATATTTATCTTCCATAAACGAAATAACAAAATTTGACATATTAGAATTATTATTTGTTTCAATAGGATTTTGAGCGTCAAAAAGACTATTGAAAAATAAGTCGTTCTGTAAGTTCTGCCAATTCGATTGTGAAGGAATGATTGTTGTTTGGTTTTCTCCAATACCTGTGTTCGTAGAATAGTGATATACATTTTTTAATTCTAAAGAAAATAATAAATCCCCATTATCGATTAAATTACCGTGTAGTTCTTTCAAACTTTCTTTTGTGGTTTGGCTTACAAGATTATCCCAAAATTTCGACCCTAACCAAGAATGATTAGAGCAATTGATGCTATATCCATTGCCACAGCCACCTGCTTGACCCTCTCTAGCCCAATAGAAAATTCCTTTTGATCCGTAAACTAAATTAGAGAAGATAACGTAGTTAAATTCAGCAATTTTTTTCCCTTCACCTGAGGGCATTCTTGGTGTAAACATTATAAAATATGGGAGATTATACTCTTTACCTAATGAAGAAAGAATTTGTAAGTTTTGAAAGTAATTTGTGTTGCCACTCATTGGGTAGTGGTCTACAGATAAAAAGTTCGGATTAGTTATATTTATAAAATCTTTTATGTAATTTTTATACTGTTGTATGTTAGCCTGTGGGCCAATATATTCATGATTTATTTCTAATTGATTTTTTGTTGAGTAATTTGGGTATAAATTAGAAAACCTGATTTTATTGTCACTATAATTATGTATAGCATCAGAAAAAGGTTTAGTTGTTGAAAAGTGTGCGTTTTTTGATGGTTCGTCGACAATATGCCACCCAATTACTGCTGGGTGTGAACCATAATAATTTAATGCCGAACTACATTTTTCAAAGTCAAAATTTGGGTTGTCATTATTTCTATATACACTTATTTCGTGACAATTTAAAATAACTTTCAGATTCAAAGAGTGAGCACGACTTAAAAAGTCTAGTACTGGAGTTGTTTCAGTATTTGAAACAGACTCTAACGGTTGTGCGTCTGATACAGCAAAACTTACGGTTACGATTGATTCTACAGTAAGTATAGTAGAAAAAGAGACTCTGAATATTAGAGTATACCCTAATCCATTCGAAAACTATACAGCAGTAGAGTTTGATAATCCTCAAAGTGAGCATTACACAGTAAAATTAATAGATGTTAGAGGGAGGTTAGTTCATCATCAAGAAGTAATTACAGAACGATTAGTCATTTATAGAAATCAAATGCAAAGGGGTATCTATTATTTGGAAGTTGATGGTAAACGTAAGGCTCGAGAAATAGTAATTATTCAATAAAATATAAAAGCCCCAATTTGGGGCTTTTATATTTGAGTTTTGAGGCATTATAAGTAGTTTCTAAAATCCACTTTTTTTGAAACAAGTGCATGTAAGCTGTCTATTGCTACTCGCTCTTGAGTCATAGTGTCTCTGTCTCTAACTGTTACTGTATTGTCTTCCAAGCTTTGGTGATCTACCGTAATGCAATAAGGTGTACCTATAGCGTCTTGACGTCTATAACGTTTACCAATGGAGTCTTTTTCTTCGTATTGGCACAGGAAGTCGCACTGAAGAAGACTCAAGATTTCACGAGCCTTTTCTGGCAATCCATCCTTTTTAGTTAGGGGCAAAATCGCTGCTTTCACAGGAGCCAATAATGCAGGGATTGACAATACTAACCTGTTTTCGCCATTCACCTCTTCCTCTTTATAAGAGTTGCTAAGAATAGTTAAAAACATTCGGTCAAGACCAATGGAGGTCTCTACCACATAAGGGACATAGCTCTCATTAATCTCAGGGTCAAAGTATTGCACTTTTCGTCCTGAATGTTCCTGATGACTTTTCAAATCGAAGTCTGTACGAGAATGAATTCCCTCTAATTCTTTGAACCCAAAAGGAAACTTAAATTCAATATCGCAAGCAGCATTAGCGTAGTGGGCCAAATTGTCGTGGTCGTGAAAACGGAAAAGTTCTTTGTCGATTCCAAGACTCAAATGCCATTTCATTCTAGAGTCTTTCCAATGTTCATACCATTTCATTTCCTCGCCAGGACGAACAAAAAATTGCATTTCCATTTGCTCAAACTCGCGCATACGGAAGATAAATTGACGCGCTACAATTTCGTTTCTAAATGCCTTCCCAGTTTGTGCTATACCAAAAGGAATTTTCATACGAGCAGTTTTCTGCACATTCAAAAAATTAACAAAAATACCTTGAGCGGTTTCAGGTCTGAGGTAAAGGTCAGTAGCCCCATCGCTTGTCGACCCCATTTGTGTTTTGAACATTAAATTGAACTGACGAACATCGGTCCAATTTTTTGTGCCAGACACAGGGCAAACGATTTCTAACTCTTCAATAAGTGCTTTAACATCATCCAATTTATTAGCACTCATAGATTCGCTAAAGCGTTGCATAATGCTTAGGCATTTTGACTTGTAACCCAAAACTCTAGGGTTAGTGCTTACAAATTGTTCTTTGTCGAAACTATCGCCAAAACGCTTGATAGCTTTTTTGACTTCTTTATCAATTTTGCCTTCAATTTTAGCCACATAGTCTTCAATAAGAACATCGGCTCTGTATCGTTTTTTAGAATCTTTATTATCTATGAGAGGGTCGTTAAAAGCATCAACATGACCCGACGCTTTCCAAGTGGTAGGGTGCATAAAAATAGCAGAGTCCAAACCCACAATATTTTCATTCATATTAACCATTGACTTCCACCAATAGTTGCGAATATTATTCTTTAGTTCAGAGCCGTTAGGGCCATAATCATATACTGCTGCTAGTCCATCATACAACTCACTAGATTGAAAAATAAAACCATACTCTTTAGCGTGAGCAACGACTTTTTTAAATACCTCTTCATAATTTGCCATGTCGCAAAAATAAACATATTAGTTACACTTTTACATCCTCTTTTGTTATCTTTGTATAGATGGTTCAGATTGAAGACAAGATTATTTCATTAGACGTGTTTGACAGACAATTTGCTTGCGACTTATCCGCTTGCAAAGGAGCATGTTGCGTTGACGGAGATGCTGGAGCCCCATTAAATGATGATGAGCTTTTTGTACTGTCTGAAATTTTTGATGAGGTAAAACCATATATGCGTCAAGAAGGAATTGACGCTATTGAAGAACAAGGCTTTTATGTCGTTGATTCAGACGGTGATAATACCACTCCCTTAATCAATAATAATGAATGTGCATTTGTTTCCTTTGATGTTGACGGCACAGCAAAATGCAGCATCGAACAGGCTTATAATGAGGGTAAAGTCGACTTTAAAAAGCCTATATCTTGTCATCTTTTTCCGATAAGAATTGAAAAGTATAAAGATTTTGACGCAGTTAATTATGAAGCCATAGACATTTGCAAGCCAGCTTGTGATTGTGGGGAAAAATTACAAATGCCTGTCTTTCGTTTTTTAAAAGAACCACTTATTCGACACTATGGAGAAAAATGGTTTGAGGAGCTGTGTGAAGCCGACAAACTTTTAAAAAATAGTTAATCAACGAGCTAATAATTTTTGTTTTTCAATTTTTTGAAACGTAAAATGACATCCATTTTTTTTTGAAAAAAATCTTGACTTTTTGAAAAGTTTCAACTTGCTCGGTTAAGCAATTTTTTTTTGAAATAAAAAAAACAGAGGACTGTTAACAACTTGAATTTATTGTGAATAAAATTGAATTGCTTTCGTCTTTTTTTTTTGAAACATTTGTTGTGAGCTAATTCATATATCAAACGCACTGTTTGAATTTACAAAAGTTGAATTGGTTGTGTTTTAGGAGTAAATCCCATAAAATGTAAAGCTAACCTGAAAGGTGGAGAAATCAAAATTTTCTCTAGGAAAACCTTTCGCTAAATTTTAAAATGAAGAATGGCAACAGCTATTGAACCCATACTCAAAGAGAACGCAAATCGTTTCGTTTTATTTCCTATAGAACACGACGATATTTGGAAGTGGTATAAGAAACAAGAAGCTAGTTTTTGGACTGCTGAGGAGATTGATTTGCATCAAGACCTAGTAGACTGGGAATCAAAGCTGAATGACGATGAACGCTACTTCATCAAGCATATATTAGCGTTCTTTGCAGCAAGTGATGGTATCGTAAATGAGAACCTAGCTGAGAATTTTGTAAACGAAGTTCAGTATACTGAGGCAAAGTTCTTTTACGGTTTTCAAATTATGATGGAGAACATCCATTCAGAAACCTATTCGTTATTAATTGATACCTACATCAAAGACAAGAAAGAAAGAAACCAGTTGTTTACTGCCATTGAACATTTTGATGCTATTAAGAAAAAAGCAGATTGGGCAATCAAGTGGATTGGAAGCGATTCTTTTGCTGAAAGGCTAATTGCTTTTGCAGCTGTTGAGGGAATTTTCTTCTCCGGCTCATTTTGTTCTATCTTCTGGCTCAAGAAAAGAGGACTTATGCCAGGTCTTACGTTCTCAAACGAGCTTATAAGTAGAGATGAAGGTTTACATTGTGATTTTGCATGTCATTTACATAATCACCACCTAATCAATAAAGTTCCTAAAGAGAGAATAAAAGAAATTATAGTAGACGCATTAGATATCGAAAGAGAGTTTATCATTGAATCTTTACCAGTAAAATTAATTGGTATGAATTCGGATTTAATGACCAAATATTTAGAGTTTGTTACCGATCGCCTGTTAGTAGAATTAGGCTGCGAGAAGGTTTACAATTCTGAAAACCCATTTGATTTTATGGAAATGATTTCCTTAGAAGGAAAAACAAATTTCTTTGAAAAAAGAGTAGGTGATTACCAAAAAGCGGGAGTATTAGGTGAATCATCAGACTCAAAAGATAATTTTTCGTTTGACGACGATTTTTAATAGAAGTAAGTTACTTAACAAGTAAAAATAAAAGGATGTTTGTAGTAAAAAGAGATGGAAGAAAAGAGTCAATAAAGTTTGATAAGATTACGGCTCGAATTCAAAAGTTATGTTATGGCTTTAGTGACTTGGTAGAACCTACCGCAGTTGCTATGAAAGTAATTGAGGGAATTTATGAAGGTGTAACTACTTCGGAGCTAGATAATTTAGCTGCTGAGGTGTCAGCTTCAATGACCACCCGTCACCCCGATTATGCCTTATTAGCTTCCAGAATCTCCGTTTCTAACTTACACAAAGACACCAAGAAATCGTTTTCCGAAACGATGACTGAGCTATACAATTACATCAACCCAAAGACGGGCAAGAAAGCACCATTGATTGCTGACGATGTTATTAAAATTATCAAAAAGAACGCCGAGCTTTTAGACTCTACCATCATTTACGATAGAGATTTTTGCTACGATTACTTCGGCTTTAAAACATTAGAGCGTTCTTATCTTTTGAGATTAAATGGTAAAGTTGCTGAACGACCACAGCACATGCTTATGCGTGTAGCTATTGGTATTCACAAAGAAGATATACAGTCTGCTATTGAAACGTATGAGTTGATGTCGCAGAAATATTTTACACATGCTACTCCTACATTATTTAATGCTGGAACGCCTAAGCCACAAATGTCATCTTGTTTTCTATTAACAATGAAAGACGATAGTATTGATGGGATTTACGATACACTAAAGCAATGTGCAAAAATTTCTCAATCAGCAGGTGGTATAGGTCTAAGCATTCACAATGTACGAGCAACAGGCTCGTATATTAGAGGAACTAACGGGACGTCTAATGGAATCGTTCCAATGCTAAGAGTATTCAACGATACAGCACGCTACGTTGACCAAGGCGGTGGCAAAAGAAAGGGTTCATTTGCTATTTACTTAGAACCTTGGCATGCTGATGTTTTTGATTTCTTAGACTTAAGAAAAAACCATGGTAAGGAAGAAATGAGAGCAAGAGATTTATTCTTCGCTTTATGGACTCCAGATTTATTCATGCAAAGGGTTAAAGAAGACGGAGAATGGACGCTAATGTGTCCTAACGAATGTCCAGGTTTAGCAGATACTTACGGAAAAGATTTCGAGAACTTATACAAAAAGTACGAGAAGGCAGGGAAAGGCAGAAAGACGATTAGAGCAAGAGAGTTGTGGGAAAAGGTAGTAGAGTCTCAAGTTGAAACGGGCACACCTTACATTCTTTACAAAGACGCTTGTAATGAGAAGTCTAACCAAAAGAACTTGGGAACTATTCGTTCTTCCAATTTATGTACTGAAATTATAGAGTACACTGCGCCAGATGAAGTTGCTGTTTGTAACCTTGCTTCAATTGCATTACCAATGTTTATTGATGAGGAGAAAAATGTATTCGACCACGAAAAGCTATATAACATCACTCGTGTAATTACTAAAAACCTAAACAAAGTAATTGATAGAAATTACTACCCTGTTGCAGAAGCTAAAAATTCAAATATGCGTCACAGACCTGTTGGACTCGGAGTGCAAGGTTTAGCAGATGCATTTATTAAACTTCGTTTACCTTTCGATTCTCCGGAAGCAAAAGTGTTGAATGAAGAAATTTTTGAGACCATTTATTTTGCTGCTTTAACATCATCAATGGAATCCGCGAAAGAAGAGGGGGCATATCAAACTTATGAAGGCTCTCCAATCTCTCAGGGTCTGTTCCAGCACAACTTGTGGGGTAAGAAAGACGAAGAGCTAAGCGGAAGATGGGCTTGGGGAGAACTAAGAAATCAGATAAAAGAAAATGGTGTGCGTAACAGCTTATTATTAGCTCCTATGCCAACAGCATCCACTTCTCAAATCTTAGGAAACAACGAATGTTTCGAGCCATACACATCAAACATCTATACTAGACGTGTGTTGTCAGGAGAGTTTGTTGTCGTAAACAAACACCTACTACTTGATTTGGTACAGTTAGGCTTATGGAACGATGAAATGAAAAATGAAATCATTAAAGCAAATGGTTCTGTTCAAGGTATTGAATCAATTCCTGAAAACATCAAAGCACTTTACAAAACCGTTTGGGAAATTAAGATGAAAGATATCATTGATATGTCAGCCGATAGAGGACACTTCATTGACCAATCTCAATCTCTAAACTTATTTATTGATCAGCCTAACATTGGCAAGATTACATCAATGCATTTTTACGCTTGGGAGAAAGGTCTCAAAACAGGGATGTACTACCTAAGAACAAAAGCGGCTACTCAAGCGATACAGTTTACGGTACAAAAGCAAGCTAAATCTCAACTCGAACCAGTTGTTGCTAATAAAGAAGGAGAGTACACTTCTGAAGAAGCGATAGCATGTTCAATTGACAATCCAGACGATTGCATAGCTTGTGGTTCTTAGATAGAAACTAATTAAGTTAGTCATAAAAAAAGCTCGCATTTGCGAGCTTTTTTTATGATGTGATTTATATATTTTTTATACAAAGGCATTTTCACCAGTAATATCCAAACCTGTGATGAGTAGGTGAATGTCGTGCGTACCTTCATATGTAACTACAGACTCTAAATTCATCATGTGACGCATGATAGGGTATTCACCAGTAATTCCCATACCACCCAACATTTGTCGAGCATCACGAGCAATTTTTAGTGCCATATCTACATTGTTTCTTTTACACATAGAAATTTGAGCAGAAGTTGCTCTGCCTTCATTACGAAGAACACCTAATCTCCATGTAATAAATTGTGCTTTTGTGATTTCCGTAATCATCTCAGCTAATTTTTTTTGTTGAAGCTGAAAGCCAGCAATGGGTTTACCAAACTGAATACGTTGTTTAGAATATCTAAGAGCTGTATCGTAGCAGTCCATAGCTGCACCGATAGTTCCCCAAGCAATTCCATAACGGGCCGAGTCCAAACATCCTAGCGGCGCACCTAAACCGTCTTTATTTGGCAATAGGTTTTCTTTTGGTACTTTAACATTATCAAATACCAATTCGCCAGTAGCTGAAGCCCTTAGACTCCATTTGTTGTGAGTTTCTGGAGTTGAAAAACCTTCCATTCCTCTTTCTACAATTAATCCTTTAATTCGTCCATCTTCATTCTTTGCCCAAACAATAGCAATATCTGCAAAAGGAGAATTAGATATCCATAGTTTCGCGCCATTTAACAAATAGTGGTCGCCCATATCCTTAAAATTAGTTACCATCCCACCTGGGTTAGAACCAAAATCAGGCTCGGTCAAACCAAAACAACCTACCATTTCACCACTTGCTAATTTTGGCAAGTATTTCTGACGTTGCTCTTCGTTACCATATTTGAAAATAGGGTACATTACTAAGGAAGATTGAACGGAAGCAGTAGAACGAATTCCACTATCGCCTCTTTCCAATTCTTGCATGATTAGTCCATAAGAAATTTGGTCAAGTCCAGCGCCACCATATTCAACTGGAATATATGGGCCAAAAGCACCAATTTCTGCTAACCCCGAAACAAGATGATTAGGAAATTCAGCTTTTTGACAGCTTTCCTCAATAATTGGCGACACCTCTCTTTTTACCCAATCACGTGCTGCATCACGAACAAGCTTGTGTTCTTCAATCAGTAAGTCATCGAGTTGAAAATAATCTGGTGCTTGAAATAAATCTGTAGACATAATGTTGTTTATTAAGTGAGTACAAAATTATTGAATAATTTATGATAAATGGCTAAATTGCAATAAAATCCACCAGATGAAACAAACGATTTTTACTTTTTTTATGCTATTGCTTATAATTTCTTCTTGTAAAAAGGAGGAATTAACGGAGCCTATTGAGCCAATAGAACCTCAAGTTGAGACGTATGCCTCTATAAAAAGCATTATTGATAATAATTGCGTGCTATGTCATGCCATAAATCAAAATGCATACATAACGGATTTCACATCATACGACAACATTAGTTCTTACTTAGATAACCCAGATAATACAATGATTGATAGACTAAATTCCGATGATGAATTTTATAAAATGCCTCCAAACGGTGAGCTTTCTCAAACGGATAAAGGACTCTTAATTTCATGGATTAATGACGGCTATATTCAATAGATGGATTTAATTGCAGAGGCATATAATTCGCCCAATCAAGAGTGGGTATTTATTCTTTTTATTTTCTTCTTTTCATATATAACATTTCTGAAGTATAATTATTTCTCAAGATTTGTTTTAATACTTAAGTCGCCATTTAGCCAAAAACATGCTAATCAGTTTCTAAGAGAAGAATCTAGATCATCCAATAAGTTGTATTTATTACCTCTTTTTGCTGCCTTTTTATCAATGTATGTTGTTGCTCAGTCCTTCTCGATGGTTTCTTTTATTTTTCATTTTAGTTGGATTATATCCTTCCTTTTTTTTAAATATTTATTTTTAGTTTGGTTGGCATATATATTCCAGAAAAAATATCAATTTGAAGAAATAATTTTTCAATCTTTTCTGTATGAACGTGTGGCAGCTATAGTGATATTCCCTTTACTATTGCTTTTGTTTTACACTAGTATACCACAAAACTTAGTTCTAAATTTTATTTATATTTTTCTTGTTTCATTTACAATTTATAAAATTGTCAGAATGGCCTATTTGAGTTTTTTTAACTCATCATTTTCTAAAGCACATATAATTATATATCTTTGCACACTTGAAATTCTACCGTTAATAATCTTGTCAAAATATCTTTGTTAGACTTATTTGCGGTGTTGTTTATAATTAAAAACATTTCTTTTTGAAAGAGAATAAAGTTAGAACTATTCTGGTTTCACAGCCAAAACCTGAGTCAGACAAGTCGCCGTATTTTAGTTTAGCTAAGAGGTGTAATGTTAAAATTGACTTTAGACCATTTATACATGTTGAAGGATTATCGGCTAAAGAATTTCGTCAACAAAAGATTAGTATTTTGAGTCATGATGCTGTAATTTTTACCAGCAAGAACTCAATGGACCATTTCTTTAGAATGTGTGAGGCTACAAGGATTACTGTTCCAGAAGAAATGAAATACTTCTGTGTTTCAGAAGCAATTGCTTACTATCTCCAAAAGTATATTACTTACAGAAAAAGAAAGGTATTTATCGGAAAGCAAAAGATTGAAGATTTACATCCAGTATTCAAGAAAAATAAGGAAAGTAAATTCCTCTTACCATGTTCTGATATTCTGAAAGATAGTATTCCAGAATTTTTGGCTGATAATGGTTTCGACTTTACCAAAGCCGTAATGTATAACACAGTATGTAGCGATTTATCCGATTTGGAAAATGTATTTTATGACATATTAGTATTCTATAGCCCATCAGGAATAAAGTCCCTTTATCAGAATTACCCTGACTTTAAGCAAAACAATACTCGAATAGCAGCTTTTGGACCTACAACGTCAAAGGCAGTAGCGGATGCTGGATTG
The window above is part of the Flavobacteriales bacterium genome. Proteins encoded here:
- a CDS encoding aminoacyl-tRNA hydrolase, whose amino-acid sequence is GNPGVKYENTRHNIGFKVLDALAESSNTSFKEEKHAYYTSIKHKSRTYHLIKPTTFMNLSGKALNYWMQHLKVKVENVLVVTDDIALPFSVMRLRGKGSDGGHNGLKDINYYLGHTKYARLRFGVGDQFLKGQQAQYVLSEWTTDEEKDLSERIQHATKMVLAFGTIGLARTMSDFNGK
- a CDS encoding class I SAM-dependent methyltransferase, translating into MKKLLLKTLRPTFFILIVDYLFFLYHYIKSTTQRLRFKKSNPHIILPPAYYMYEAFGISNYNTYYFGSIETAKHILKRFNKYMPIDNIKLLDWGCGTARVIRHFPKILSPNCICYGTDYNLKYINWCTKNIKNIQFSTNQLYPPTNYNENTFDAIYGISIFTHLSEELHYKWFDELIRILKPNGTLQITLSGEAFINKLSDEEKERFFDDKLIEHKSIKVVHRSFASHHPKNFIHKLVGKHKVLEHIAGDIINGKATQDIWLIRKVN
- a CDS encoding T9SS type A sorting domain-containing protein, which codes for MNLKVILNCHEISVYRNNDNPNFDFEKCSSALNYYGSHPAVIGWHIVDEPSKNAHFSTTKPFSDAIHNYSDNKIRFSNLYPNYSTKNQLEINHEYIGPQANIQQYKNYIKDFINITNPNFLSVDHYPMSGNTNYFQNLQILSSLGKEYNLPYFIMFTPRMPSGEGKKIAEFNYVIFSNLVYGSKGIFYWAREGQAGGCGNGYSINCSNHSWLGSKFWDNLVSQTTKESLKELHGNLIDNGDLLFSLELKNVYHYSTNTGIGENQTTIIPSQSNWQNLQNDLFFNSLFDAQNPIETNNNSNMSNFVISFMEDKYENNYFWIFNKSIKNGLSLKLNFNDNYSILNQFENELTTGAFLNAYLEKGEGQLFRVVDNFEIYINVCNKTYWTKYPDVFAKKISLGGNNCNINFLNNSEINFYGEEIYINKNVSFQEGCNVKLEAKKYIDLGANLRGRNEIDNNSVVKIYPNPSKGNFKIDSEDIINRINIYDSSGRLIFENGQYSDKYFPIKTNLRTGIYFIELSNDKKSYISSLVIQ
- a CDS encoding T9SS type A sorting domain-containing protein: MDSTVSIVEKETLNIRVYPNPFENYTAVEFDNPQSEHYTVKLIDVRGRLVHHQEVITERLVIYRNQMQRGIYYLEVDGKRKAREIVIIQ
- a CDS encoding glycine--tRNA ligase, producing the protein MANYEEVFKKVVAHAKEYGFIFQSSELYDGLAAVYDYGPNGSELKNNIRNYWWKSMVNMNENIVGLDSAIFMHPTTWKASGHVDAFNDPLIDNKDSKKRYRADVLIEDYVAKIEGKIDKEVKKAIKRFGDSFDKEQFVSTNPRVLGYKSKCLSIMQRFSESMSANKLDDVKALIEELEIVCPVSGTKNWTDVRQFNLMFKTQMGSTSDGATDLYLRPETAQGIFVNFLNVQKTARMKIPFGIAQTGKAFRNEIVARQFIFRMREFEQMEMQFFVRPGEEMKWYEHWKDSRMKWHLSLGIDKELFRFHDHDNLAHYANAACDIEFKFPFGFKELEGIHSRTDFDLKSHQEHSGRKVQYFDPEINESYVPYVVETSIGLDRMFLTILSNSYKEEEVNGENRLVLSIPALLAPVKAAILPLTKKDGLPEKAREILSLLQCDFLCQYEEKDSIGKRYRRQDAIGTPYCITVDHQSLEDNTVTVRDRDTMTQERVAIDSLHALVSKKVDFRNYL
- a CDS encoding DUF3109 family protein — encoded protein: MVQIEDKIISLDVFDRQFACDLSACKGACCVDGDAGAPLNDDELFVLSEIFDEVKPYMRQEGIDAIEEQGFYVVDSDGDNTTPLINNNECAFVSFDVDGTAKCSIEQAYNEGKVDFKKPISCHLFPIRIEKYKDFDAVNYEAIDICKPACDCGEKLQMPVFRFLKEPLIRHYGEKWFEELCEADKLLKNS
- a CDS encoding ribonucleotide-diphosphate reductase subunit beta; this translates as MATAIEPILKENANRFVLFPIEHDDIWKWYKKQEASFWTAEEIDLHQDLVDWESKLNDDERYFIKHILAFFAASDGIVNENLAENFVNEVQYTEAKFFYGFQIMMENIHSETYSLLIDTYIKDKKERNQLFTAIEHFDAIKKKADWAIKWIGSDSFAERLIAFAAVEGIFFSGSFCSIFWLKKRGLMPGLTFSNELISRDEGLHCDFACHLHNHHLINKVPKERIKEIIVDALDIEREFIIESLPVKLIGMNSDLMTKYLEFVTDRLLVELGCEKVYNSENPFDFMEMISLEGKTNFFEKRVGDYQKAGVLGESSDSKDNFSFDDDF
- a CDS encoding ribonucleoside-diphosphate reductase subunit alpha yields the protein MFVVKRDGRKESIKFDKITARIQKLCYGFSDLVEPTAVAMKVIEGIYEGVTTSELDNLAAEVSASMTTRHPDYALLASRISVSNLHKDTKKSFSETMTELYNYINPKTGKKAPLIADDVIKIIKKNAELLDSTIIYDRDFCYDYFGFKTLERSYLLRLNGKVAERPQHMLMRVAIGIHKEDIQSAIETYELMSQKYFTHATPTLFNAGTPKPQMSSCFLLTMKDDSIDGIYDTLKQCAKISQSAGGIGLSIHNVRATGSYIRGTNGTSNGIVPMLRVFNDTARYVDQGGGKRKGSFAIYLEPWHADVFDFLDLRKNHGKEEMRARDLFFALWTPDLFMQRVKEDGEWTLMCPNECPGLADTYGKDFENLYKKYEKAGKGRKTIRARELWEKVVESQVETGTPYILYKDACNEKSNQKNLGTIRSSNLCTEIIEYTAPDEVAVCNLASIALPMFIDEEKNVFDHEKLYNITRVITKNLNKVIDRNYYPVAEAKNSNMRHRPVGLGVQGLADAFIKLRLPFDSPEAKVLNEEIFETIYFAALTSSMESAKEEGAYQTYEGSPISQGLFQHNLWGKKDEELSGRWAWGELRNQIKENGVRNSLLLAPMPTASTSQILGNNECFEPYTSNIYTRRVLSGEFVVVNKHLLLDLVQLGLWNDEMKNEIIKANGSVQGIESIPENIKALYKTVWEIKMKDIIDMSADRGHFIDQSQSLNLFIDQPNIGKITSMHFYAWEKGLKTGMYYLRTKAATQAIQFTVQKQAKSQLEPVVANKEGEYTSEEAIACSIDNPDDCIACGS